A genomic stretch from Sphaerodactylus townsendi isolate TG3544 linkage group LG15, MPM_Stown_v2.3, whole genome shotgun sequence includes:
- the NRL gene encoding LOW QUALITY PROTEIN: neural retina-specific leucine zipper protein (The sequence of the model RefSeq protein was modified relative to this genomic sequence to represent the inferred CDS: inserted 2 bases in 1 codon; deleted 1 base in 1 codon): MDTQANRMNTLPPSPLALEYLDEFDLLKFEVKQEAARAGSSASLDSTPCSSVPPSPTFDKAGDPKSTLEELYWMATLHQTAGVTAAGEGPPPEEPTGAGASVTRSWMGALLGSPLKREGGLCLRAASXPAFQGFLGTTKGLAGEQQQLSLLSDRFTDAQLVSMSVRDLNRQLRGFGKDEVQRLKQKRRTLKNRGYAQSCRYKRVQQRHVLEAEKSQLAQQLESLRVEMARVAHERDVYKARCQKLLGDTAGGRYGEAAEPSAPQPASLAQFFL; this comes from the exons ATGGACACCCAGGCCAACAG GATGAAcaccctgccccccagccccctggCTTTGGAGTACCTCGACGAATTTGACCTGCTGAAGTTCGAGGTGAAGCAGGAGGCGGCCCGAGCGGGCAGCAGCGCCTCGCTGGACTCCACCCCCTGCAGCTCCGTGCCCCCCTCGCCCACGTTCGACAAGGCGGGGGACCCTAAGTCCACCCTGGAAGAGCTGTACTGGATGGCCACCCTCCACCAGACAGCTGGCGTGACGGCGGCAGGGGAG GGGCCCCCCCCGGAAGAGCCCACTGGTGCCGGAGCTTCGGTAACCCGAAGCTGGATGGGCGCCCTCCTGGGGAGTCCCCTGAAGCGTGAAGGGGGGCTCTGCTTGAGAGCCGCCTC CCCAGCTTTCCAAGGGTTCCTGGGGACCACCAAGGGGCTTGCCGGAGAGCAGCAGCAG CTGTCTCTGCTCTCCGACCGCTTCACCGACGCCCAGCTGGTCTCCATGTCGGTGCGGGACCTGAACCGGCAGCTCCGCGGCTTCGGCAAGGACGAAGTGCAGCGCCTGAAGCAGAAGCGCCGCACCCTCAAGAACCGTGGCTACGCCCAGTCCTGCCGCTACAAGCGGGTGCAGCAGCGTCACGTCCTGGAGGCCGAGAAGTCTCAGCTGGCCCAACAGCTCGAGTCCCTGCGGGTCGAGATGGCCCGGGTGGCCCACGAAAGGGATGTGTACAAGGCCCGCTGTCAGAAGCTGCTGGGAGACACCGCAGGGGGACGCTACGGGGAGGCGGCAGAGCCATCTGCCCCACAGCCTGCCTCTCTGGCCCAGTTTTTTCTATGA